One window from the genome of Nyctibius grandis isolate bNycGra1 chromosome 22, bNycGra1.pri, whole genome shotgun sequence encodes:
- the PURA gene encoding transcriptional activator protein Pur-alpha, producing the protein MADRDSGSEQGGGGGGAAGAGGPGSGGGGGGGGGGGPGGGLQHETQELASKRVDIQNKRFYLDVKQNAKGRFLKIAEVGAGGNKSRLTLSMSVAVEFRDYLGDFIEHYAQLGPSQPPELAQAADEPRRALKSEFLVRENRKYYMDLKENQRGRFLRVRQTVNRGPGLGSTQGQTIALPAQGLIEFRDALAKLIDDYGVEEEPAELPEGTSLTVDNKRFFFDVGSNKYGVFMRVSEVKPTYRNSITVPYKVWAKFGHTFCKYSDEMKKIQEKQRDKRAAAAAAPAAGAGAEPPPEAEAAAAAAAGPPGALLQAEEPEED; encoded by the coding sequence ATGGCGGACAGAGACAGCGGCAGCGAgcagggcggcggcggcgggggcgcggcgggcgccGGGGGGCCGGGctcgggcggcggcggcggcggcggcggtggcggcggcccGGGCGGCGGCCTGCAGCATGAGACGCAGGAGCTGGCCTCCAAGCGGGTGGACATCCAGAACAAGCGCTTCTACCTGGACGTGAAGCAGAACGCCAAGGGCCGCTTCCTCAAGATCGCCGAGGTGGGGGCGGGCGGCAACAAGAGCCGCCTGACCCTCTCCATGTCGGTGGCCGTCGAGTTCCGCGACTACCTGGGCGACTTCATCGAGCACTACGCGCAGCTGGGCCCCAGCCAGCCCCCCGAGCTGGCGCAGGCGGCCGACGAGCCCCGGCGGGCGCTGAAGAGCGAGTTCCTGGTGCGGGAGAACCGCAAGTACTACATGGATCTGAAGGAGAACCAGCGCGGGCGCTTCCTCCGCGTCCGCCAGACCGTCAACCGCGGCCCGGGGCTGGGCTCCACGCAGGGCCAGACCATCGCCCTGCCGGCCCAGGGCCTCATCGAGTTCCGCGACGCCCTGGCCAAGCTCATCGACGACTACGGGGTGGAGGAGGAGCCGGCCGAGCTGCCCGAGGGCACCTCCTTGACTGTGGACAACAAGCGCTTCTTCTTCGACGTGGGCTCCAACAAGTACGGCGTGTTCATGCGGGTGAGCGAGGTGAAGCCCACCTACCGCAACTCCATCACCGTCCCCTACAAGGTCTGGGCCAAGTTCGGCCACACCTTCTGCAAGTACTCGGACGAGATGAAGAAGATCCAGGAGAAGCAGCGGGACAAgcgagccgccgccgccgccgcccccgccgcgggcgcCGGGGCCGAGCCGCCCCCCGAGGCCGaggcagccgccgccgccgccgccgggccgcccGGCGCCCTGCTGCAGGCCGAGGAGCCCGAGGAGGACTGA